In the Deferribacter desulfuricans SSM1 genome, CAAACTTCCAGTTGTCTTTAAATCTTGAGCAAACTGCATCTGCAACGGTAAAAACATTGTAACCATTCTCCAATAAATCGATTGCTGTTTGCAATACACAAATATGTGCTTCCATACCTGTTAAAATAACGCTTTTTCTACCCAGGGATTTTAATTTTTCTAAAAATGATTGTTCTTTACAGCAAGAGAAGGTTAATTTTTCTACATGTTCATCAGTCAAAAGTTCTTTTAGCTCATCAACAGTTTCACCTAAACCCTTAGTATATTGCTGGGTGTAAATTACTGGAATGTTTAATATTTTAGCAGCTTTTATTAATATTTGGTTATTTTTTAAAATTTTTTCATAAACTTTCTCTGGCATAATTTTTACTAATTTTTTTTGAATATCCACCACTACTAAAACAGCATCATCTCTTTTTAAGCTATACATTTGCTCCCCCTTTTTATTTTTTTACTATATTTCTTAATACAAAAGGCAAGATACCATCATTTATAAAATATTCCACTTCTATGTCTGTATCAAGTCTTGCAATAACTGGAAATTCTACAGTCTTATCATCCTTTTTTGCTACTATTGTTAGTTGTTTTTTAGGTTGTATATTTTCGATACCTAAAATATCTATCTGCTCACTTCCTGTAATACAATATTTTTCATATGAATCACCAGGTAAAAATTGTAAAGGCAAAACACCTATCCCAATTAGATTGCTGCGATGTATCCTCTCAAAAGATTCTGCTATTACAGCTTTTATACCAAGAAGCTTTGTTCCTTTTGCTGCCCAATCTCTTGAAGAGCCAGATCCATATTCCTTTTTAGCAAAAACTACAAGAGGAGTACCTTCAGAAATGTATTTCATAGCAGCATCGTAAATAAACATCTCCTCATTTTCTTGATACTTAATTGTAAAACTACCTTCTTTACCTTTTAACATCAAATTTTTTACCCTCACATTACCAAAAGTTCCCCTTATCATTACTTCGTGATTGCCTCTTCTTGAACCATATGTATTAAAATCTTTTACATCAACCCCTTTACTTAACAGATATTTACCGGCTGGATAATCTGCTCTGATGGCGCCGGCTGGTGAAATATGATCTGTAGTAACTGTGTCTCCTAATAATAGAAGTATTCTTGCATTTTTTATATCTTTTGGTGGCTCTAAATCGATTGAGAAGTTATCAAAATAGGGGGGCTTTTTAATATAGGTTGACTTTTCATCCCATTCAAAAGTTTTAGAAGTGTTTATATGGATTTCATTCCAATGTTTATCCCCTTTATCAATATCTTTATACTCTTTTTCATAATCAGATTTTGTTAGAGATGTTGATAACAGTTTGTCTATTTCTTCATTTGTTGGCCATATATCTTTGAGATATACAGCTTCACCGTTTGGATCATATCCGATGGGTTCTTTATCAAAATCAATATCTATTCTGCCAGCTATGGCGTATGCAACTACTAAAATAGGTGATGCAAGAAAGTTTGTTTTTACTTTATTATGAATTCTGGCTTCAAAGTTTCTGTTACCAGATAAAACGGAAGCAACTGTTAATTTATTATCATCAATAGCCTTTTCTATCTCATTTGGTAATGGTCCGCTGTTTCCGATACAGGTGGTGCAACCGTAAGCAGTAACATGAAATCTTAAAGCTTCAAGATATGGTAACAAATTACATTTTTGCAAATAATCGGTTACAACTTTAGAACCGGGTGCTAAAGATGTTTTTACATAAGGTTTTGTAGTTAGCC is a window encoding:
- a CDS encoding hydrolase; the protein is MYSLKRDDAVLVVVDIQKKLVKIMPEKVYEKILKNNQILIKAAKILNIPVIYTQQYTKGLGETVDELKELLTDEHVEKLTFSCCKEQSFLEKLKSLGRKSVILTGMEAHICVLQTAIDLLENGYNVFTVADAVCSRFKDNWKFGLEYMRDAGAKITVVETVLFQLLERSDAKEFKEVQALIK